The Sediminicola sp. YIK13 genomic sequence CTTCCGTTTCAATGGCCACCAATAAATCCCCTGGCACTCCATTTCCTGGTGCATCGTTACCCTTGCCTGAAACTTTTAACTGCATGCCTTCCTCGACACCTCCAGGTATCTTAATGGACACGGTTTCTTCTTTTTGGATCAACCCGTGTGCATCAGCTTCCTTGGGTTTTTTATCTATACTCTGTCCACTACCACCACAAACGCTACACGTAGCTGCAGTTTGCATCCTACCTAAAATGGTATTGGTGATTTTTGTTACCTGACCCCTACCCCCACATGTGGAGCATGTAGTATAGGTAACGCCCTCTGCTTGGACCTTTCTTCTTACTTTGACCGTTTTCTCAACGCCATTGGCCACTTCTTCCAAGGTTAGCTTAACCCTAATCCTCAGATTGCTCCCTTTGACCCTGCGTTGTTGACCACCGCCACCAAAACCGCTGAAGCCACCAAAGCCACCGCCGCCGCCAAATGCACTCCCAAAGATATCTCCGAACTGACTGAATATGTCATCCATATTCATACCGCCACCGCCGCCGAAACCACCGTTTTCAAATGCAGCGTGTCCGTATTGGTCGTATCTAGCTTTTTTATTTGGATCACTGAGGACCTCATAGGCCTCAGCTGCTTTTTTGAACATTTCTTCGGCCTTGGTATCACCAGGATTTTTATCAGGGTGATATTCAATAGCTTTCTTGCGATACCCTTTTTTTATTTCGGCAGCACTCGCGTTTTTACCAATTCCTAAAATGTCATAATAATCTTCCTTCATACTTTTTATTTAGTTCCCAACAACAACTTTTGGATGACGAATAATTTTATCCCCTAGGGTAAAACCTTTTTCAATAACATCAATTATTTTACCTTTCAATTTTTTGTCAGGTGCTGGTATCTGTGTTATGGCATCGTGCAGTTCGGCATCGAAATTGTCACCTTGCTTGGTTTCGATTACTTGCAGTCCCTTCCCCTTTAAGACTTCATTGAATTTATTATTGATAAGCTCAACTCCTTTGTACATCTCCTTATCATCAGATTTTGCCAATTCCTTCATCGCACGATCAAAATCATCAATAACGGGCAATAAAGAAACGATAACTTCCTGACCTGCAGTTTTGAACAGTTCCATTCGTTCTTTGGAAGTACGTCTTTTGTAATTTTCAAATTCCGCAAACAGACGTAAAAACTTATCTTTTTCTTTGGCCAAATCCTCCTGCAATTGTTCTTCTGCCGTCAATTCTTCTTGGGCTTCCAAATTTTCTTCACCTGCCTTCCCATCATTATCCTGCATTCCATCATTATTTGGTGCATCGGAAACCATTTCATCCATTTCTTCTGCTTTATTTTTCTTGCTCATTTGTATGTCTTTAAAATCGTGGTAATTTCAGATGGCAAAAGTACTGCCAATTCTTTAAAAATGTCAAAATGTCATTAAATTTTATAAAAAAACATCCACTTTAGGCGGATGTTGTTTATGTTTTTACATTGATCTAATTTCTTTGTCCGTTCAACTCATAAATTCGGTTTGGGAAACAGGACTCTCTTGCTTAACCTTGGTTGCCTCAGAATAAATACCTTTTAATGCCTTACATATATTGGGATAATGAAAATTAAAACCTTCTTCCTCCATTTTCTTACTGCTCACACGTTGGCTGGCAAATAGGATGTAAGACATTTCCCCCAGAATCAACTTCATTGGAAATTCTGGAATGTTAGGCAAGATCAAAGGCTTTTTCAATTGCTTGGCAATTTCCTTGATTAATTTATTATTGCAAACAGGATTTGGGGCAACCCCATTAAAAACACCCTGCAATTTGTTATTGGCCACAAAAAGGAACATTCTGGATAAATCATTGATATGTATCCATGACTGCCATTGGTCGCCTGTCCCAAATGCAGCACCAACATAATTATTGATGGGCTTGGCCATTTCCGGTAGAGCACCGCCTTTGGCTGAAAGCACCAAACCTATTCTAATTTTGGCTACACTAAAATTGAACTTATTAAACGTATCGGCCTCCTTTTCCCAAGCCTGGACAACGCTACCCAAAAAACTATCGTCCACAGCCTCTTCTTCCTCAGAATAGTAACTGGACAGAGAATCTGGATAGATCCCTATGGCAGAAGCAGATACAAAAGACTCAATTTTGCTCGAATCAACACTGTCCACACCAGTTCTCAAGGTTTTTAGACTATTTATTCTGCTGTTCAGAATTGCCTGTTTATTGCTTTCCGTCCATCTTTTGGAAATTGAGACTCCGGCCAGATTAATAATAGAGGTAACTCCTTCAAAACATTCAAGGTCAATTTCCCCTTTGGCAGGGTTCCAATAGAATCCTTTGTAATTGGGATTGGAAACAATTTTACTTTTACTCGTGGAAAGGTAATTAACGTCAATATTTTTCTTGTGGCACAACTCAACAATCGCTGATCCTACTAAACCAGTCGCACCTGTTATTAATATTTTCATGTTAATTTTTAAGTCAAAGATATAGGTTTTTAGCAGGGAGGTCAAACCCTTTAATTAAGGTTTAACACTATTGGCCAACAATAACTTAAGGAAATTATAATTTTATGTTATTATTTAACTTTTAACATCCCCAAAATCAATTTTCACGGCTCGTAGCATCTCCCTCTTCCCTGGGGGACCTGGCAAACGTTCCACTTTAAAACCAACAGACTGCATTGCCCTGCGCACACTTCCTTTCGCGGCATAGGTCACCAGCACTCCATTTTCACTCAGCGCATTGAACATCTTTTGAAAGAGTGTCTCTGTCCAAAGCTCGGGCTGTACCCTTGCGCCAAAAGCATCAAAGTAAATAAGGTTATAATCCTCCTTATCAGCAATATCCATAAAATCTTTTTGTTGCTTGTGGATGGTAAAATTATTGGTCAACTTTATGGTTTCCTCCCAGGCAGCATCGTGCATTTTTTCGAAACCATTGGCCAACTCTTGGGCGTTGAGTTCATTTATATAATCTAGCTGTCTTATCTCTTCCTTGGTCACAGGAAAAGCTTCTACCCCGGTATACCTTACTTCCAAATTGTAACGGCTGGATTCTTTCCAAGTGATTAAAGCATTGAGACCTGTACCAAACCCTATTTCAAGTATTGAAATCTTCCTATTTTCAAAAAGTGATAGTCCATGCTTAATGAATACATGGTATGCTTCTTGGACAGCACCGTGCTTGGAATGGTATTGTTCATCCCAGTCCTCTATCTGTATGGTCTTTGAACCATCTGAAGTGGTAATAATTTTTCTTTTCATCCTACTGTTTAATCAGAACACCATCTGCCTCGAAACTATATGTTTTTTTTGTTTCAGAGATCAATGCCAACTCATCTTCCGATCTGCCCGCATCTTTCGCAAAATGCTTTTGATCCTCAACGGATTGTTGTTCTACAAAGGCCTTCCCATTGACTATTACTTCTTTGCCTACAATATCCTTGGGCATAAAAAACCCATAATCCTTAAACCGTACCATAGCTTCTTGGCCATCTTCCAATTTCAACTTCATCCAACATCCTTTGGCCTGACAAACTTCGGTAACGGTAGCCGTAAATTTTGAGGTAAGGGTATCCGATACCTCTAAATGTTTGTAGCGATTCCACATTTCCGATTCGGAAATAGCCCCAATGGACTGAATTTCATTGCCATAGGTGCTGTAATTTACGGTTTCTACTGATTTTTCAGATGCTAACGGGGTAGATTTCTTATCCTTACAAGAGACAATCACTAGCATAAAAACAAGCAATATGTTAAAACTTTTCATATCTGATAATTTTTTGTTCCAGAATACAAATCTGGTCTTTTTTAAACGAAAAAAGAAGGGCAACTAGTGATAATTCATTAATTTTATTGCCATAAATTTAAATTGAATGGATACGAGTGTAAAGAATGTTATCGTTGAAAAAGCGAAAACATCAAAAATTGACCAAGTAGATTTCAATAATCTATCATTTGGAAGTATAGTTACAGATCATATGATGGTATGCGACTATAAGAATGGGGCTTGGGAAACCCCAAAAGTAGTTCCTTACCAGCCCATTACATTGGATCCTTCCTCTAAAATATTTCACTACGGACAATCTGTATTTGAGGGAATGAAGGCGTACAAGGATACAGACAACAACGTTTGGCTGTTCCGCCCTTTGGAAAACCAGAAACGCCTCAATATTTCATCTAAAAGATTGGCCATCCCGGAAATCCCTGAAGCGTATTTCATGGAGGGTTTAAAGGCATTGTTAAAGGTAGACCAGCAGTGGATTCCACAGACGGAAGGCAGCTCTCTGTACATAAGGCCATTTGTGTTCGCTACAGGGAAAGGGTTTCATGCTTCTCCTGCCAATGAATATAAATTTATTATTGCTTGTGCACCTTCAGGACCATATTTTTCTGGAAAGGTAAAGGTATTGATAGAAGAGAAATACTCCAGATCTGCTAACGGCGGGGTAGGTTTTGCTAAAGCTGGAGGTAACTATGCTGGACAATTCTACCCAACACAGTTAGCTGTTGCAAAAGGATACAACCAAGTAATCTGGACGGATGACAATAGCCACGAATATATTGAGGAGGCAGGTGCTATGAACATCTTTATCAGGATCAATGACACCCTTATCACAAGCCCTACCAGCGATAGAATATTGGATGGTATAACCAGAAAGAGCTTGATTGAACTCGCCAAAGACGAGGGAATCAATGTCGAGGTTCGGAAAATCACTGTAAAAGAAGTTGTTGAGGAATCTAAAAACGGTACGTTGATGGAAATGTTTGGCGCTGGAACAGCTGCTGTAATTTCACCGATCTCAGCTTTTGGATTTCAAGAAAATGATTATGAGCTTCCTGAGTTGGATAATAGTTATGCTGCATTATTGAAGAAACGCATCACTGATATACAGTACAACAGAGCCGAAGACAAATTTGGTTGGAGGTATAAATTATAAGAATGCTGGTTACATAAAAAAAAGCACCTGAGAAGGTGCTTTTTTTATTTCTTATCCAAAATCTCTTTGATGTTCGGTTTAAAATAATTGGGGCCTTTCAATACCTTCCCGTCTTCCCTATAAATAGGCTTTCCATTTTCATCCAATTTACTCATATTGCTGCGCTGTATCTCTTCGAATACTTCCTCTATTTTATACTGCATGCCATGTTCCAATATAGTACCGCACAAGATATACAACATATCTCCCAGAGCATCCGCCACTTCTACCAAATCATTATTGTTGGCTGCCTCTAAATATTCCTTATTCTCCTCATCCATCAAATTATATCGAAGTAAATTTTTGCTTGCTCCCAAATCTGCCATGGTGGTATTGGACACCCCCAGACCAAATGAACTGTGGAATAGCTCTACTGCACGAAGTTTACGTTTCATTTTTGTTGTATTTTAAGTTAGCTTTGCGTAAAAATAAAAAATATGTTCAGTAACGGACAATTAATTTTTGCCGCCTCTTTTGTGATTGTTTTTATTGGGGTTATGATATTTTCATATAAAAAAGACAAGCAACTACACCTTAAAAACTACAAGGGGGTCAAGTGGATCGGCATAACCTTCATCACCTTCATAATAATTCTTTTTATTATTAAGTATTTGCTTAAAAATTAACAGTTTAGCTAACTTAACCACAAAAATACGCACCTTCACAACATAAAACCCATTTGCAACGTTTAATATAACAAAAGGCGTATTTTTGCGTTATAATGCTAAACAATTCGGACAAATGGTAACATTTTTTAACATTCTAATCACCTTGGTTGCTATAAATGCCATTCTTTTGATCTTTAGCGTAAACCGCACCAACAAGAAGAATACAGTTACAGCTGATAAAAACTTACAAGGTTCGGCCTCTAAGGTCTATCCAATTGATTTAAGTTCTTCCAATTACAAAAAAGCCATTTAGTTTTATACTTTTAGAGTATGAAACAAATGATGCTTGTTTTTTTGGGTGGAGGATTAGGGAGCGTGCTGCGCTTTCTGATTTCCAAAACCTACAACCATCATTATATCAACTTCTATTTGGGCACTTTTTTAGCCAACAGCATCGGATGCCTCCTTATAGGTATCTTACTGGGCCTTTCTGCCAAACACAATTATCTTTCACAAAACCAAACCTTATTATTGGCTACCGGATTTTGTGGTGGCTTCACCACCTTTTCTACTTTTGCTTTTGAGAACTATTCATTTCTCAAGGCCGGCGAACTTCTCAACTTTTCCCTTTACACACTTTCAAGCATCATTATTGGAGTTATAGCCGTGGCTATAGGCCTCTGGATCTCCAAATTGATCTAACTACAAGACTTCGTATGCCTTTATAGAGATAAGCGAAATATGACATTTTGCCTTATTCCTTACATAATTCGCACTTTTTAATCGAAAAAGATGCACTTATGTCAACTATTTTCGATTAGTACTGCCAAAAAGCGATTGAACCTCAAAATTATCAACTTAAAAAATAGATACCCATAATTTTATGGGGGTTAATTTATTATATACATAAAAATAACCCATCTATCCCCTATTCTTAGAGGGTGTTAATTTTTTTAACATACATTTGACCCATAATTAA encodes the following:
- the dnaJ gene encoding molecular chaperone DnaJ, giving the protein MKEDYYDILGIGKNASAAEIKKGYRKKAIEYHPDKNPGDTKAEEMFKKAAEAYEVLSDPNKKARYDQYGHAAFENGGFGGGGGMNMDDIFSQFGDIFGSAFGGGGGFGGFSGFGGGGQQRRVKGSNLRIRVKLTLEEVANGVEKTVKVRRKVQAEGVTYTTCSTCGGRGQVTKITNTILGRMQTAATCSVCGGSGQSIDKKPKEADAHGLIQKEETVSIKIPGGVEEGMQLKVSGKGNDAPGNGVPGDLLVAIETEEHDTLKREGDNLHYDLYVSFSEAVLGTSKEIDSVTGKVRIKLEPGIQSGKILRLRGKGITSLNGYGAGDLLVHVNVWTPKEANKEQREFFERMQNHENFVPNPEKSDKSFFEKVKDMFS
- a CDS encoding nucleoside triphosphate pyrophosphohydrolase family protein, with protein sequence MKRKLRAVELFHSSFGLGVSNTTMADLGASKNLLRYNLMDEENKEYLEAANNNDLVEVADALGDMLYILCGTILEHGMQYKIEEVFEEIQRSNMSKLDENGKPIYREDGKVLKGPNYFKPNIKEILDKK
- a CDS encoding DUF4920 domain-containing protein, whose product is MKSFNILLVFMLVIVSCKDKKSTPLASEKSVETVNYSTYGNEIQSIGAISESEMWNRYKHLEVSDTLTSKFTATVTEVCQAKGCWMKLKLEDGQEAMVRFKDYGFFMPKDIVGKEVIVNGKAFVEQQSVEDQKHFAKDAGRSEDELALISETKKTYSFEADGVLIKQ
- a CDS encoding nucleotide exchange factor GrpE, coding for MSKKNKAEEMDEMVSDAPNNDGMQDNDGKAGEENLEAQEELTAEEQLQEDLAKEKDKFLRLFAEFENYKRRTSKERMELFKTAGQEVIVSLLPVIDDFDRAMKELAKSDDKEMYKGVELINNKFNEVLKGKGLQVIETKQGDNFDAELHDAITQIPAPDKKLKGKIIDVIEKGFTLGDKIIRHPKVVVGN
- the crcB gene encoding fluoride efflux transporter CrcB, encoding MKQMMLVFLGGGLGSVLRFLISKTYNHHYINFYLGTFLANSIGCLLIGILLGLSAKHNYLSQNQTLLLATGFCGGFTTFSTFAFENYSFLKAGELLNFSLYTLSSIIIGVIAVAIGLWISKLI
- the mnmD gene encoding tRNA (5-methylaminomethyl-2-thiouridine)(34)-methyltransferase MnmD, translated to MKRKIITTSDGSKTIQIEDWDEQYHSKHGAVQEAYHVFIKHGLSLFENRKISILEIGFGTGLNALITWKESSRYNLEVRYTGVEAFPVTKEEIRQLDYINELNAQELANGFEKMHDAAWEETIKLTNNFTIHKQQKDFMDIADKEDYNLIYFDAFGARVQPELWTETLFQKMFNALSENGVLVTYAAKGSVRRAMQSVGFKVERLPGPPGKREMLRAVKIDFGDVKS
- a CDS encoding TIGR01777 family oxidoreductase — its product is MKILITGATGLVGSAIVELCHKKNIDVNYLSTSKSKIVSNPNYKGFYWNPAKGEIDLECFEGVTSIINLAGVSISKRWTESNKQAILNSRINSLKTLRTGVDSVDSSKIESFVSASAIGIYPDSLSSYYSEEEEAVDDSFLGSVVQAWEKEADTFNKFNFSVAKIRIGLVLSAKGGALPEMAKPINNYVGAAFGTGDQWQSWIHINDLSRMFLFVANNKLQGVFNGVAPNPVCNNKLIKEIAKQLKKPLILPNIPEFPMKLILGEMSYILFASQRVSSKKMEEEGFNFHYPNICKALKGIYSEATKVKQESPVSQTEFMS
- a CDS encoding branched-chain amino acid aminotransferase: MDTSVKNVIVEKAKTSKIDQVDFNNLSFGSIVTDHMMVCDYKNGAWETPKVVPYQPITLDPSSKIFHYGQSVFEGMKAYKDTDNNVWLFRPLENQKRLNISSKRLAIPEIPEAYFMEGLKALLKVDQQWIPQTEGSSLYIRPFVFATGKGFHASPANEYKFIIACAPSGPYFSGKVKVLIEEKYSRSANGGVGFAKAGGNYAGQFYPTQLAVAKGYNQVIWTDDNSHEYIEEAGAMNIFIRINDTLITSPTSDRILDGITRKSLIELAKDEGINVEVRKITVKEVVEESKNGTLMEMFGAGTAAVISPISAFGFQENDYELPELDNSYAALLKKRITDIQYNRAEDKFGWRYKL